TTCTTCTCCAAAAGATCATTCAGAAGTAACCCTCTCAAAAGGACTAAATCGGCAACAAAGTTAGAGAGGGAGCGGGCGCTGGCGGCCGTGCCCACCCACCCAGCGACACACGCATTACGAACCTCAAGGTAATTGTAATTTCTAACAATGAAAGGTCACGTCTGTtcaaacgtaatatttttacagtggcTTTAATGCGTGAAATGTATCTTTAATCTGTCTAACGCGAAGTACAGTTACAGTACAGAAAGTTACTCGTACAGACCTGTCTGTATCTTGTGTCTCATAATATCCTTAAATGTCTATTAAAGGCAATACAAATCCTAGGCTCAGACCGTGTATATAATTTGgatacataaaacaatttattccatcgctaaacaataatactttatattgttaactaatgaatgagccagtgcaaTTACTGACATGAGGGTTGCCTCTGATTCATATAATGTTCTAACGGTAAAGGGAGCATTCAGCATAATGCGACACAATTCTGTCTTATACAAAaactaacattattttaacaaataattgaatacaacgaaataaaactatttagagCGTTATGTCGTGACGCCGCAACGTTACACGGGGTTTTGTAATTTAGTTAGTGTCGCCCCGCCCCGTATTTAACGAGGCGCTCTAAGTATTTGCTCGACAATAAACACGAAACAACTACCTTGATGTATCAACAAATTAATTAGAGAAAGGGAATGTAGCTGTATGCTATATTTAATCACTAAATAATATGCAAATGGCAAACTTCCACGACACAAGTTATTTGGAAAGGAAATAGTTTGTGACTAAAAAAGTTCCTACTAAATGAGTAAAttgaattatgttataatataagaaacaaaaattaaatagaaaattgtaggattgtaatttaatgatatgtaatattgtaagtttaaagcTTGATAAGATTTTCTCTTCCATTTCAGATCTCATGAAAGTCTTCTATCAGCTCATTCGCCGGCTGTGTCCACGATGGACCTCGGACCACCTAATCAGGTAAATGAtccaactataaaaaataacgtactTAAAGTTTTACATTTGTGTGAAGGATCAttggctaaattttatttttataacggcGTTGATTAATTGactcataattttattgattgtacAATGAATAACGGCTTTTGTTGATATATGTAGTTTTGCCTGACCCCTGAGAaatcttacataaaaaaatataaaacgtattccATACGTAGATGTTCCGttatctctgtctgtctatctgcgTCTGTCGTGCAGAGTCTTAGAAGCTTTAaagaaagaaattatattaaaaaaaaaaaaaatttaaatatgaatcaaaatcattgtatctatttttaaaataaagctctCGACACACAACAGTATCTCCTTTCGATATAATTTACAGAACCGACACATTaaactgcaaaaaaaaatataattcttcagAATCTTGTACATAAATGATTATAGGTAAAAATTATACATGACAAACATAGTCGCTTTCGAAATTCTGAATCATACTTAAATAATAGCTGGGCTGTATTGTATCGCAACATTACTGAGCACTATCTTGGATCTCGATATGACGCATAGTtccaattttgtaaaaaattaaaacgagttAGACTCGTGAGTCAGTTTGCAATCAAACTcactaattgttattttattttctcggTGGATACTTAGTAACTGTTAGTGGTTTATTCGtggttttagtaattttatggACATGTTTTAAGTCTAATAGTAGCCAGGTTGCGCGTTAAAGGCGAGGGTCAAAGAGTTCAAACGCCATTCGAAGATTACCTAGCTTAAAAGTTACCGATTTGCTCTTTCAGGTGAAGGAGGTTAAGTGCCATTAGTTCTGTGTTActagtatcaaataaaattagaaaaccaTGCAAATAAAGTTAACTcagaaattaaatatgtaattttaatatatttttgtgtgagTAACATTTTGGTTTTCTGGCTAGTTAATCATGCTTTTGTCTTTAAATTAAAGGTTGAGATCCGAGCTCTACACTCGTCGGTTTTGGGCAGACCACACTGTTTCGCATTGAGCGCTGAGAACCGTGCGCCGCGATATTTCGCGTGTGCTTCACGAAAGGAACGAGACCGCTGGATATacaggtatttatttttacgaagaATTATTTGGTTTTGTTTTCGTTTCTATACGTGAAAGTCAGAAATTAAATGTACCCTTAAATCAAGATTGATTAAATGTAATCTTGTTAAACAAAGGTCTTCTCTAGAATATtgacagttaaataaaatattatcagattAAGATTTATCATAAGACTTATTAGACGgcttttctattataaataaaaaaataaatatgtacaaactGTCCAACATTCATTggtgaaaaaaaagtatttgtttaatCCTATTTTTAAGCTTCATACATACTAAAGCAATAATATTCCATTTTAGTTTACGGCAAGCGGCGCGACCGGATGAAATTCGCACTCGCAGATGTGAGAGGACCGTAAAACTGTGGCTGCTGGAAGCGAAAGCCATTCCTCCCAAGAAACGATATTACTGTGAAATTCTACTCGACGACACATTATATGCAAGGTTAGTAAATTTATGATACTTATATATCTCTTTGTTTCTATAAAAAGTCCTAAGCGTCAAAGCGCAAGTTCATCTGTGGTCTTAATTACGATGTCCTAAAGCTGTGTATTTGTGTTAAATTACATACGATGTCCATATGATATACCGACTATCAGCTACAGTACGAGTGAttgaattcattaataaataattatagtagatCATGGATTAAGAAATGTGATTATAGAATTATAGTTGCCTATTGATATTTTACGTGTTTCACGTCACTAGGTAAGGATCGTTGTTACTGTAGCCATGTGTGCGACGAAAAATTAGTTTGTTACGAAACCTCGCCAGTTAAATTATCAGTTTcacaataaaatagttattcatattacttatttatcacTTACTTGTataaactaagaaataaaaaaaaccttataaaataaatatacctattggtttattaataaattgtaatcgtGCGAAGTCGGGCTGGGTtgcttgttatatataaaacattaaatttgtaattaaaaatctgTGGAATGTAAAACGTGTTATCTCTTTCTAGCAAgggtgtaaaaaatatattaaacctttCAGTCctgtcaaatgtcaaaaaaagTCACGTTTTAATTGGATATACAGTTTAGAGTCTAGAGTAAAAACGGCAATTTATGTAccttatatttagaaaaaggatattttttttcaatttaatatattttaataattgtatccaATATTCTCATTTGTGGCAAAATCATTTATTGCTTTGAacgtttgattttttaatttatttatagtttaacgTTTGTGGGTCTGACTAACCAATTGACATCGATTAAGAGAATTGCAAGATCAATTTAGGTATTCAACATcaacgaaaaaataattttgaatactcaatactcaatcatttatttcattttataatgcgTTTGGTTTATTATAACATTGAGATTATTATAGACCATTTCAGGAACAGCAAAATATTTAGACGAATTAACTACAAGTTATTCTGAGTCTATAATGTTAGTTaaggaatttataaatttaaattattcataattcaatctctattattattatttaataattatcaattgtaatttatcattttaattatcacCAATCAATAGTATAGaacgatttaataatatattttgcattcatttcatcatatatatttttttgtaatttagtaacttgttattgaattttatcgACTTCATTTTCCGCACTATCAGTTCACTTAATAACTTgtagaatgtatttttaattgatagaaTGGCATGTCACCCTAGAGTCACTTGTCGTAAAATATGATTTCCGCGTACATAAGAATTTTGAAATAGATTTAagaaagttaataatttttttaataatattaattgaatatttgttaAGATCTCGTGTTTTTAGGAGTGTttaacaagtaaaatattttttcagatcATCGTCTAAGCTGAAGACGGAGCTGTGCTTCTGGGGCGAGGTGTACGAGTTCAGCGCGCTGCCGGCTGTGCGCGCCATCCACGTCAACGTGTACCGCGAGCCCGAGCGGCGCGCGCGCAAGCGGGACAAGCACGCCCTTGTCGGTCAGTGACCCTTCAGATTTTgatgagaaaatatttattatttttgcgtcTATAATTAAAGTACAGCAAAATAGCATTGATGTCATTACCTAACATGTGTGATCTGTCTATCAATTAGCTATCATACAAATTGATACTATTCATTTACCTCcatacgtttatatttttaaaaaaaatattgtcatgttGTGGTCAAAGCCGACTAATGATGAatgatataaagttaaataaattaaaatagaatataattttactatgataaataattacgtaatataatttgGTCTtgctcatttattttatataacattgcaATTATaagtcatcatcctcctgcccttatctcaATTTttcttggggtcggcgcagcatgtcttcttcttccatacttctctgtcggacgtcttctcactagtaacattctttctaaccatatcgtctttcacacaatccatccatcgtttcttgggtcttcccctacctctatatccatccacatccattttcaaaaccttcctcacaacatggtcctcattcctccgcataacatgcccacaccaagacagccggtttccagatagcttctcggttaccggtgccactttcaaacatTGCAATTATAAGTAATAGCCTATGAgtctaaaaagtatttttttagtaatatcaataaaaatattgaatcgtCTTCCTCTAAAATTAGTTAAGTATAAAATGATACCCATAAAAAACTTCTGTGATGTGAATGTCGTCAACAGGCACAGTCCGCATCCCGGTCGACGACGTGTCGTCGCGCTACCTCAACGAGCGCTGGTACCCGGTGAGCGAGGGCGACAAGCCGCAGTCGCCCGGccgcgcgcccgcgccgccgcccgcgctgcGCATCAAGTGCCGCTACCAGTGCGTCGACGTGCTGCCGCTCGACCACTACGCGCGCTTCCTCGACTACCTCAAGAAGAACTATCGCCGCCTCTGCGAGTACCTCGAGCCCGTCATCGGTTAGTAATGCGACTGTATTCTTATAATCAAAAGTCAAATAGTCATACAACAGCGTGCCCCCTGAGTGCCGCACACGTTACCGTTGCTAATATTTGAAACTAACCGCTCTGCGAATGTATACGCACATGAGCAATTGCATTATGCTGGTTTTTCTAGTAGCTAGCTTATGCGGCACTAGATCATAAAAACCTCAGTTTGAATCCTAAATAATCTTACCCTATCCTAGACCAATAAAAGTTACTTGTATACTCATAATATAGTTTGTTGGAATGGCcgacaaactatattaagaggGAGGAAATGAGGAGAGGCGCTGTTTGTGCTAAAACACACTTTTATAGAATGTAATATCATGTGCGCAGCCGAGAATGCCCGCGGTGGTCGAAATCTAAAGACTTACGtttaaacaaagtatttttagtagttaagtatttgttttatttttgcttaaatgtttattgttcCAAAAGAATGTTACAACATTCATTTAACGAAACTTACTGGTTAACTGATAAATAATAACCTACATCTATATTAAGCGTACagggaaattaatttaattataatattgacagtaagatattttacaataaatagtagtaaaaagaaagatttttttttaaatttactttacattGAAGCACTAGCTTAACCAAATAAGTATCAACGCAATGAGTGTTTCTTGAATTACTACAATTTTTACGTCTTACTTTTAGGCGTGAAAGCGAAAGAAGACATAGGCTGTGCGCTGGTGCTGTGCATGGCGGGCGCGGGTCTGGCGCCGCGCTACCTGGCCGACGTGGTGGCGCTCGACGTGCGGCGCACCGGCGACCACTCGCTCACGTTCCGCGGGAACTCGCTGGCCACCAAGAGCATGGAGGCGTACCTGAAGCTCGTGGGCGACCAGTACCTGCAGGACACGCTGGGCGAGGCGgtgagcgcggcggcgggcgcgggcgcggcggagTGCGAGGTGGACCCGCagcgcgcgggcggcggcgcggcgctgcGGCGCCAGCAGGCCGCGCTGCGCGACGCCGTGTCGCTGGCGTGGCGCGCCATCGCCGCCTCCGCGCCGCGCTTCCCGCCGCCGCTGCGGGACTGCTTCGCCACGTTCCGCGAGAGGTGATGCCATTGTGCTATTGCTAGCTTTGTTGCGCATATACAAATATCTGTTAGTTTTTCCATgccaattataaagtttattaaactgggttatttaaagtatcaaaggtattttttttgtacgttCTACGATTAGTGTCTGATCCATTTTTACATCTTAATTAAATCCTGAAAACGTGTTGTCAGGTGATACGGTAAAAACTGAATaattatcgaataaaaaaaaggacAGAGAAGGAAAAAATGACGATTCATTTAGGATAGGAATAGTTTTCTGTGTAACCAAACCAAACGTAATATCTGGATACAAAGACACGATACGCATACGAAAAGCAATATCAGTTATAAAACAGCATAACTGCATAGCTTTTTAAAAACATCCTTTAAAATGTTTCCTCGTGTTAATTTTGCATGACATGAttacaggttttttttataataatttaagaattgtTTTTCCAGGCTATCGTCTATGGGCCGTGAAGATATATCGGATAACTTAATCAGTGCATCTATTTTCCTTCGTTTTCTTTGCCCCGCTATTCTCTCTCCAAGTCTATTTGGAATAACTCATGGTAagtaaaaagatattttatcatACCGAAAATTGTAGTACCAAACAACAAAATTACTATTGATTGGTTAAACAATTGATTGGTGGAACAATAAAGTTACACGATTTGGAAAATCGTTAACACTTACTATAGAAACCGAATCAATCATTAACATGATGTATGGATAGATACATTCACGAAGGCGCTCCTCCGCTTTAAATAATCGGCgttaattattagtataattaacattgtttttttttaatgtttgaatttGGTTTTGTTTCAGcgcaatcatttttaataatactatgctTTTGACAGAATACCCGAACGAGCGAGCAGCGCGTAACTTGACGCTGGTAGCGAAGACGCTTCAAACACTGGCTAACTTCACGCGCTTCCAAGGCAAGGAGGCCTTTATGGAGTTCCTCAACGATTTCCTCGAACAGGAAGCGCCCAATATGAAAGCTTTCCTTCGATCGATATCTGTAAGTTCCCTTGGCTTTTTTACTTTCTTGGTAGTGGTTAGCGACAGTTTACTCTTAgaataaaaatgagtttatgTAAAAACACAGCCATAttctatcatattttatttataatttaaaaataatgcgtaaatttgaaaaagttaatttataactgATATATTCTCTCCAGACGCGACCACAGGAACAACAGCAGTCACAATCTCAGCTACAACAGCAACAAGATGGCAGCCAACGTAACTCGTCTGCATCACAAGGTTCCATCACTGGTTCAGAAGGTTCTAGAAGCGAAGTAGCAGTGGATGCTGATCCAGAATGGGCACCACATGTTGACTTGGGGAAGCAACTGGCAACGCTGCATGGATTGTTGGCTGATAGCTTACCCAAACTTCCTGCTGGAAAGATACAGGTTCATATTCTTACTATGTTCTTATTtaagaattgataaaaaaaaaacaatatacgaAGCCTTAAATTTCCCACTCTCTTAGGTAAATTTTAGTCTTTGTATTTTGGGTAACCAAGTTAATCGCTAATAAAGGATGACTAAAATTCAAATGCATCATTTATTGTGAAAAGAGACCAATATAAGCTTTTTATCGCAGGAGCTGGATCCATTGTCTGAAATCTTAGAGGACCTTAATAAGAGATTGATGAGCAATGATAACGGACCGGCACCAGTAGGTGATAATATCTTTAGGTAAGTATTTACAAACGGAAAACCTTATTTTACACTAGTTAACTcaagatttacatttttttttaaattttattctagaTTCAATGATCCTACTTGCAATACACCAACGAAGCAAAACGTCGATGTACCGACCAATGGTCCACTAAACAACAACTTCGCTCACAGTTCACCAATAATGAACAAAAATGGCGTTCAGTTCAATATAAGCCCATCTAAATCTAACGCCGAAGAATCTAAGTACAAAGGATCTTATGTTACTGTATCGAAATCGCCCAGTTTCAATTTACGCTCAGCGACGCTTCCGAGGAATGGATACGGATCGAGTCCTGTCAATCAAAACGTAAATCCGGACCGATACAGTTCTCAGTACAATAATCAAGAGCACTGTGTTAACTTGAAGGTCGTTCAGATCGGCTTCGGCTCAGATCAGTATCCTAAAGGCATTAGCAATGGCATCAACGAAAGCTTGGAGAGGAGATTCCAGGAGAGATATAAACCGAATAGCTTCAACCAGCAAACGCACTATCATAATTCTAACTATAACAGCACTGAAAGATCACCGAGCAGTGACAGTATCAATCACAATTATAGTGCCAACGAAATGCAAAATATCATGAAGGAAACGGCGACGTTGGACGAGCTGTCGGACCTCTTGAAGTATGCGGATGATTCTGACATAGTCGATGAAAAaatcatgaataaaaaaaatatgtcacaatCCAAATCaaacaataacaacattattaatGGAAACAAAAATTCTTACACAAATAACGGCTCAAATGTTTCAATCAGCGGATTATCGAATGTCGCGAGCTCTGGATATCAAAGTATCGCAACATACAGCCAAAGTTCTAGTCCCATCGAAAACACAACGCACTTACATCAGCCATACGAAAACGGCGGGCAGCCAATGAGTCGTTATTCACAGCTAAATTACCAAAAACAGAGAGATAAACAGTATTACGACAGTAAAAATGAGAAGTTCTATCCAAAGAGCCCAGTGCAACAGAAGATTGAATATGATATTCAGAAATATGGTATACAAAACTTCACAACGGCTGACAACGTACAAAGTAACACAAATGCCAATACTAAAATAGCTCCTCTCGTTTTCACGAATCCTGTCTACAATATGGAAGATAATCGACAATCGCAGGAAATCAAGAAAACCAATGAGAACAGAAACTCCAAACGATGTCCATGTGGCTCATCCAGTTCATCCATCGATGAGGAGGGTTTGAGCACTGACAACGTGGAGACTAACTCCGAAGAGGGTTCTACCAACTTCAACGATGATGGTAGAAACTTTGACCAACAGAATCGCAACAATACCCACCGAAAACTCACCAGAGATAATTGTAATTACGAAGATTTGTACCAGAGGAGTAATCAAAGTCACTCTCCTAGAATAAGAGAAGACGAGTCTTCTAGTAATTCTCCAAGTTTGAGAAAAAGTAGTAAAACACGAATGCCTAGAACAAATCCTATGCTCTCCTACTCGACTAATCAAAATCAGCTTAACCTTAAGCACTTCGGCCAAAGAGGTGAGTCGTTGTATGAAAGTAAACCTCACCACATTTCCACGGATTCTGGCTATCCAATGAGCAGATCTGAATCAAACGTGGAAGAggtaaataaagaaatgtacCGACTTCAAATATCACGAAGTCAAAAGGCGTTGTTCAACATGGAAAACTCGAAAAACTCACCCGAAAAGTTTTTGACGGAGAGTTCTATTCCGGAAACGAATTATCCTTTGGATAGAACGTATTCTGGCGCGAAAGTATCGAGTAGCAGGTTGAACGAAGATTTGGAAAGACACCAGGATTACTATGGTGTGAGAGAAAGAAGAGAGTCGCCTTCTAAAATGTTTAATCGGGAGTCGCATTCTAGTGAGGCTAGTGAAAGAGCGCCGGTGAGGGCCGAAAGAGATTTGCCTGCAAGAGATAAGTTGCAGCGACGACTTAGCTTAGAATCTGCCAGGGAACTCACGGACAGCTCTGACGAAGTGGACGAAACGTTATACAGTACAACGGGTAGACGGCGCACTAAGCACCACAGAACCATTGAACAGGTCGGTTTATCTTTTAAGCAGTTATTAGTATTTTGGGAAACATGAGCATgatattgacaaaataattatgatctTTCAGTATGAACGTGAAATAGAGAGGCTAAAATGTTCAGTAGAGATGCTGCGAGGACGTCTGGGGCCAACTGACTCTGGTCAGGACCACACTGATGCCAAGATGAAGGCTATCATATCCcggtaagaaaaaataataagaaaacaaaaaaattaaaataattaaatgaataaattattatacaataactcATTAACctttattttgtttgtgaaaTAAGTGTATCAATGTACTTTCAGACTGATTTGTGTCGAAGAGGAGCTTCGGCGAGAACAGCGCAAGATGGCGGCCGCGCTGTCACACAAGCAGCGTGTCATCGAGGCGCAGGAACATCGCATCGCAGCTCTCGACGAAGCAAACACAAGGCTGCTGTCCGCACTCGTACACTTACAGCAACGAGCCCCCCACCCCGCCCCCGCACACAACACCAACCACAACAACTCGCACTCACCCCACTCGCAACATTCGCATCAGGAATTACAGATATGAAATTTCAGTTAAGAGACGATAGTGTTGCTAGTAACTTGTAGTTTtggagtttttaaatttttgtaggTTTCGGTACGACTGCCATTGCTCCTGACTATTTTATTAGCTATTTcttcacgatttttttttataataattaattgcattatGTGAAGATGGCTTTATATTATTGCTAACCCCTCGATAAACTTATAGGGCATTTGTAGAACTAGACGTGGTTAACTTCCTCGATAGAcaggatatatttattattcagacTAACAAACAAGTGTCTGCACAAATCAGAATTTTCTATTCGATTGAATTTGAGCATttcttataaatcttacaattaaaataagctTATATATTTTCGTGTAATTTGCAATGATTCTTGTtatatgtcattttttaaactacattttttatcaCAACCATTTACTCTGTCATTAATGTGTACTTTTTTGTTGAATGTTGTTTCTttagttttaatgtaaaatgcTTTAAATGACATTAACATTTCGTTCTTTATCAGTATTCTGTAAGATTAATTCTGGTTTAATGTTTTCACAAGtgacaatttttgttttgtttttttttttataacaatgatacCAAAGACGTTGAATATCCATTGGACAGTAGAGTTGCTAGTTACGACAGTTTTGGAAATCGTGTCCTGTTTCTGCGACACTGAGGTCGCTTTTTGAGTGTTATCTGTGACTTTGATATTACTCCGTAATATTTAGAAACTGTCCTGACTGGCATCTATGCTCGTTCTAAACTAGAGTGGTAGTGGGAACATTAGCGCCCCCTATGTCAAAttctagttttataatttagaatgttatagattttataataatgtaagacTTGTATCATAATATTGTAGCAAATATGCTTATTCGTAGTGAAACCGATtaaaaaagagaaatatttttaataccctCGAGTATTAGTATGAATGtagagtaaaaattaaattgatatgaaaTTATGATTGAATAACTCTGATGCATTTCGAAAATGCTTTGAACAAATTCAATAcccatcatattatattaaattaattttatgcattGCAATTTATACGGAATCAACAACTTAGTTGTTTTAcaatggaaattatttttaagccataactttgtaaaatacctaaataggtatattattataatatacttatcacATTAAATTATGGATTACGTATTGAAGACTTTCATTTTTTTACGACCCTACATGATAATTAcat
This genomic window from Vanessa tameamea isolate UH-Manoa-2023 chromosome 5, ilVanTame1 primary haplotype, whole genome shotgun sequence contains:
- the Raskol gene encoding ras GTPase-activating protein raskol isoform X6: MSTERRLSRSFHSCLKGSSTEEAADDEESCYHSLGGRHTLNRQPQVYVEDLSNITLADFDTSQDENDDTSYEKACRRGSAPSTPVPGAQAQHSPSRLASFFFSKRSFRSNPLKRTKSATKLERERALAAVPTHPATHALRTSRSHESLLSAHSPAVSTMDLGPPNQVEIRALHSSVLGRPHCFALSAENRAPRYFACASRKERDRWIYSLRQAARPDEIRTRRCERTVKLWLLEAKAIPPKKRYYCEILLDDTLYARSSSKLKTELCFWGEVYEFSALPAVRAIHVNVYREPERRARKRDKHALVGTVRIPVDDVSSRYLNERWYPVSEGDKPQSPGRAPAPPPALRIKCRYQCVDVLPLDHYARFLDYLKKNYRRLCEYLEPVIGVKAKEDIGCALVLCMAGAGLAPRYLADVVALDVRRTGDHSLTFRGNSLATKSMEAYLKLVGDQYLQDTLGEAVSAAAGAGAAECEVDPQRAGGGAALRRQQAALRDAVSLAWRAIAASAPRFPPPLRDCFATFRERLSSMGREDISDNLISASIFLRFLCPAILSPSLFGITHEYPNERAARNLTLVAKTLQTLANFTRFQGKEAFMEFLNDFLEQEAPNMKAFLRSISTRPQEQQQSQSQLQQQQDGSQRNSSASQGSITGSEGSRSEVAVDADPEWAPHVDLGKQLATLHGLLADSLPKLPAGKIQELDPLSEILEDLNKRLMSNDNGPAPVGDNIFRFNDPTCNTPTKQNVDVPTNGPLNNNFAHSSPIMNKNGVQFNISPSKSNAEESKYKGSYVTVSKSPSFNLRSATLPRNGYGSSPVNQNVNPDRYSSQYNNQEHCVNLKVVQIGFGSDQYPKGISNGINESLERRFQERYKPNSFNQQTHYHNSNYNSTERSPSSDSINHNYSANEMQNIMKETATLDELSDLLKYADDSDIVDEKIMNKKNMSQSKSNNNNIINGNKNSYTNNGSNVSISGLSNVASSGYQSIATYSQSSSPIENTTHLHQPYENGGQPMSRYSQLNYQKQRDKQYYDSKNEKFYPKSPVQQKIEYDIQKYGIQNFTTADNVQSNTNANTKIAPLVFTNPVYNMEDNRQSQEIKKTNENRNSKRCPCGSSSSSIDEEGLSTDNVETNSEEGSTNFNDDGRNFDQQNRNNTHRKLTRDNCNYEDLYQRSNQSHSPRIREDESSSNSPSLRKSSKTRMPRTNPMLSYSTNQNQLNLKHFGQRGESLYESKPHHISTDSGYPMSRSESNVEEVNKEMYRLQISRSQKALFNMENSKNSPEKFLTESSIPETNYPLDRTYSGAKVSSSRLNEDLERHQDYYGVRERRESPSKMFNRESHSSEASERAPVRAERDLPARDKLQRRLSLESARELTDSSDEVDETLYSTTGRRRTKHHRTIEQYEREIERLKCSVEMLRGRLGPTDSGQDHTDAKMKAIISRLICVEEELRREQRKMAAALSHKQRVIEAQEHRIAALDEANTRLLSALVHLQQRAPHPAPAHNTNHNNSHSPHSQHSHQELQI